TGATCGGTGCGGGCCGGCCGCTCTCGTCGACTTGCTGTTCGATCGGTGGCGGGATGAATGGTTTGTAGAGCAACGGCACTCGACCCGCTGGGATCCCAAGTTGAGCGAGCAACTTGGGTGGCGGTTCAAAACCGACTTTGCAGTTGTCGCACAAGCGACGAACCAGTCTCTGGTGAATCACGCAGCCGATGTTTTCGGCAATCAATTTGCGGCAGTCTGGGTAGCGTCCCACGAACGTCAGCAAGGCTTGCATGGCACCCTCGGCTGCCATCCGGTGGATGACTTGTCGATCCGCCTCGGCGACTTGTTCGAGGGCGATTTGCAGCGATTCAGGTTGTGGAGGGTTGGGGAACAACAGCACATCGGGTTCGCGAAGAACCATCCGTTTGACCATCTCCAGTTCGGTTTTCCCGGTGTCGCCTCCGAACAAGTTGGGTGAGATATTGATGATCTCAGGGTCGGGTGATTCCGCGGGTTCGAACGATTGGAAGTCGCGGACCAAGCGGTCGGCGGCACTGATGGCGACGTTCCAGAAGGTCGAGACCCCTTCGCTCTTCTTGGCTGTGATCAAGACGATGTTGCCCGAACCGTTCAATTTCTCTTTGAACTGTTCGATCATTTTGTCCCGCATCCCGAGGTCGGCCAATTTACTGAATGGCATTTCCTCTGCTTCGAGACGGCAGATCACGCGTTCGCCGGTGGGCACGCCTTGCGATTGGACATTGAATTGGTACTTGTCCTTGACCAGTTTGACCTGCATGCCGCCCTTTTGGCTGCCGCGACGATCGGCTGGGTTCATCAAGCACAGCTGTT
Above is a window of Rhodopirellula islandica DNA encoding:
- a CDS encoding ATPase, T2SS/T4P/T4SS family, which produces MAKQSNDEVQLWQTVAPVEFVPRVKDNNELQALLISTRQGAGNAIAGGQIAHAIASRATHMLLDFSKSACAIRYQIDGAWEQLPPLDRESGDAMLYALKQLCLMNPADRRGSQKGGMQVKLVKDKYQFNVQSQGVPTGERVICRLEAEEMPFSKLADLGMRDKMIEQFKEKLNGSGNIVLITAKKSEGVSTFWNVAISAADRLVRDFQSFEPAESPDPEIINISPNLFGGDTGKTELEMVKRMVLREPDVLLFPNPPQPESLQIALEQVAEADRQVIHRMAAEGAMQALLTFVGRYPDCRKLIAENIGCVIHQRLVRRLCDNCKVGFEPPPKLLAQLGIPAGRVPLLYKPFIPPPIEQQVDESGRPAPITPCPVCNSRGYHGRIGLYEMLTPGPQLKAALGKTQDAGQLTAIAKSEGFRPVQSEAVLTVARGLTSLDELKRAFAKR